One window of the Sediminispirochaeta bajacaliforniensis DSM 16054 genome contains the following:
- a CDS encoding NAD-dependent epimerase/dehydratase family protein, translated as MNKDTLLVVGASGFVGKNIIEQLYEKYRIIAVDKKVDDSFFRSFLDVVSIEADITNLQDIEDIIDLYPPNFVVNLVSIVSAERDLSMFSSLIETNLKVLINLFETLQNKSSLRLFVQFGSAEEYGSLCPVPFRECDREYPDSPYALIKQATTNTTLMLHRNYDFPSMVIRPGNLFGKYQSKDKLIPYLMDKLYHGENIEMTPGKQERDFIYCSDLVVSLDGLLGNYKHAIGKIVNIASGVGISLRSLVESAKSLLDSDSKIKFGALPYRKNEMMHFQCDVGLLKSLIPNYRVTDFKIGLYSYLEFLKRSMED; from the coding sequence ATGAATAAAGATACGTTACTGGTTGTTGGTGCAAGCGGTTTCGTTGGAAAAAATATTATTGAACAGCTCTATGAGAAATACAGGATTATTGCTGTAGATAAAAAAGTTGATGATAGCTTTTTTAGATCTTTTTTAGATGTTGTCTCCATAGAGGCGGATATTACTAATTTGCAGGATATCGAAGATATAATCGATTTATATCCACCTAACTTTGTTGTTAATCTTGTATCAATAGTTTCAGCAGAACGTGACTTGTCCATGTTTTCTTCCTTAATAGAGACTAATTTGAAAGTTCTTATTAATTTGTTTGAAACCTTACAAAATAAAAGTTCTCTTAGACTATTCGTTCAATTTGGCTCTGCTGAGGAGTATGGAAGTCTCTGCCCTGTTCCTTTTAGAGAGTGTGATAGAGAATATCCTGATTCTCCTTATGCATTGATTAAACAAGCGACAACAAATACTACATTGATGCTTCATAGAAATTATGACTTTCCTTCAATGGTTATTCGTCCCGGTAATTTGTTTGGAAAATATCAAAGTAAAGATAAATTAATCCCGTATCTAATGGATAAACTTTATCATGGTGAAAATATAGAGATGACTCCTGGAAAGCAAGAGCGTGATTTCATCTATTGTTCTGATCTTGTAGTGTCGCTTGATGGTCTTTTGGGTAATTATAAACACGCCATTGGGAAAATTGTTAATATTGCGTCAGGAGTTGGTATTAGCCTACGTTCATTAGTTGAAAGTGCCAAATCCTTATTAGATAGTGATAGCAAGATCAAATTTGGTGCTCTTCCTTATCGTAAAAATGAAATGATGCATTTTCAATGTGATGTCGGTCTATTAAAGTCTCTAATTCCAAATTATAGAGTCACAGACTTCAAAATTGGGCTATATTCATATCTTGAGTTTTTAAAAAGGTCTATGGAGGACTAA
- a CDS encoding GDP-mannose 4,6-dehydratase, whose translation MKYLITGGCGFLGSNIGAEILQRNDRLTVFDNLYRIGSIQNLEWLQSQGKRFEFVHGDIRNRNDVDRIIKEQKPDIIFHLAGQVAMTTSIANPRMDFEVNAFGSFNVLEAVRKYSPDTGIVYSSTNKVYGDLEQYTYREEATRFVCKDYPEGFDESVPLNFHSPYGTSKGSADQYMLDYARIFNLKTAVFRHSSMYGGRQFATYDQGWVGWFIQKAIETKKGKLKEPFTISGNGKQVRDILHAKDMVRLYLMAGDRIDRIQGEAFCIGGGVENSLSLLELFAFLENELSIKLKYNMLPVRESDQKVFIADITKAKRMLDWTPTIHSSIGIKKMISWVNTFLD comes from the coding sequence ATGAAATATTTAATAACTGGGGGCTGTGGGTTCCTTGGTTCTAATATTGGGGCAGAGATTCTCCAAAGAAATGATAGGTTAACTGTATTTGATAATCTTTATCGAATTGGAAGCATTCAAAATCTTGAGTGGTTACAGTCGCAAGGAAAAAGATTTGAGTTTGTCCACGGAGATATAAGAAACCGCAATGATGTTGATCGCATAATTAAAGAACAGAAGCCTGATATTATTTTTCATCTCGCGGGTCAAGTTGCTATGACAACTTCCATTGCTAATCCTAGAATGGATTTTGAAGTGAATGCTTTTGGAAGTTTCAATGTATTGGAAGCTGTCAGAAAATATTCTCCTGATACGGGAATTGTTTATTCATCGACAAACAAAGTATATGGTGATTTAGAACAGTATACATATCGTGAGGAAGCGACAAGGTTTGTTTGTAAAGATTATCCGGAAGGATTTGATGAGTCGGTACCACTTAATTTTCACTCTCCATATGGTACATCAAAAGGAAGTGCCGACCAGTATATGCTTGATTATGCTCGAATTTTTAATTTGAAAACAGCTGTGTTTAGGCATTCATCAATGTATGGAGGCCGACAATTTGCTACCTATGACCAGGGATGGGTTGGTTGGTTCATTCAAAAGGCTATCGAGACGAAAAAAGGGAAACTCAAAGAGCCGTTTACTATTTCAGGCAATGGCAAACAGGTTAGAGATATTCTACATGCAAAAGATATGGTTAGACTTTATCTTATGGCAGGAGATAGAATTGATCGGATACAAGGTGAAGCTTTTTGCATCGGTGGAGGGGTTGAAAATTCTCTTTCCCTTTTAGAATTATTTGCTTTTTTAGAGAATGAACTATCAATAAAGTTAAAATATAACATGCTTCCGGTAAGGGAAAGCGATCAAAAAGTATTTATTGCAGATATTACTAAGGCCAAAAGAATGTTGGATTGGACACCAACAATCCATAGTTCTATTGGCATTAAAAAAATGATTTCTTGGGTAAATACGTTTCTTGATTAA